One Actinomadura viridis genomic region harbors:
- a CDS encoding ATP-binding protein has protein sequence MSAKGLETERRGRHEERVACWDLAAETTSVATARTLTAEALRRWRVGDRDDVDDIVLMVDELVTNAVVHGHGRVRLRLCLHGARHGPRLTAEVGDGNPTAPGPPGPGPEILWWAEGGRGLLLVGALASAFGTRPQGGGKTVWFSRDLRAVNGHPPGGAAPTGGPGGGSAAGPAPSADAPGMPGAAGAAAGAGPLASR, from the coding sequence GTGAGTGCCAAGGGGCTCGAAACCGAGCGACGGGGGCGGCACGAGGAACGGGTCGCCTGCTGGGACCTGGCCGCCGAGACCACCAGCGTCGCGACGGCGCGCACCCTCACCGCCGAGGCGCTGCGCCGCTGGCGGGTCGGCGACCGCGACGACGTGGACGACATCGTGCTCATGGTCGACGAACTGGTCACCAACGCGGTCGTGCACGGCCACGGGCGGGTCCGGCTGCGGCTGTGCCTGCACGGCGCGCGCCACGGCCCGCGGCTCACCGCCGAGGTCGGCGACGGCAATCCCACCGCGCCCGGCCCGCCCGGCCCCGGGCCCGAGATCCTGTGGTGGGCCGAGGGCGGCCGCGGCCTGCTGCTGGTGGGAGCCCTGGCCTCGGCCTTCGGAACCCGGCCGCAGGGCGGGGGCAAGACGGTCTGGTTCTCCCGCGACCTGCGCGCCGTGAACGGTCACCCGCCCGGCGGCGCGGCCCCCACCGGCGGGCCCGGCGGCGGATCCGCCGCCGGCCCGGCCCCCTCCGCCGACGCGCCCGGCATGCCCGGTGCCGCGGGCGCGGCGGCCGGCGCCGGCCCCCTCGCCTCCCGCTGA
- a CDS encoding helix-turn-helix transcriptional regulator, with protein sequence MERVDRLLALVAELRAAAPEPLTAATLAGRLRVSERTVRRDLELLTHGGLPVRLERGRGHSLPPPASPAPLSEVGSLMGSVRDTLAEAVRTRRVVRLAYTDRSGRRSFRDVEAHGLVLAPYAEYLVGWCRMRDGPRLFRLERVGAAYLSGRAAGARELDDLLAALRVPLPRAPSDRGRRGPAGAARARAWTLDRLRHVRARLGEATARAREEGEGAAALRAVLGHLAEWTRWQVAAVRAEATGAAPVPEGRRPDFPPEFEGVLPHEVRERMIQDAMAWRSLGELARDLQEVLEAAGHWCAGADEVLWERSFPEPSRSGRPGPARPLADLLAGWRGPLAHIEWHLDRLTEEPGTAGDVVEEGREWDGEGVWPAERCPLHR encoded by the coding sequence GTGGAACGCGTGGACCGGCTGCTCGCCCTCGTGGCCGAGCTGCGCGCCGCCGCCCCCGAGCCACTGACGGCCGCCACCCTGGCCGGGCGCCTGCGGGTGAGTGAACGCACCGTCCGCCGTGACCTGGAGCTTCTCACCCACGGCGGGCTGCCCGTACGCCTGGAACGCGGGCGCGGTCACAGCCTTCCCCCTCCTGCCTCACCGGCGCCGTTGTCGGAGGTCGGTTCGCTGATGGGGTCCGTCCGCGACACCCTCGCCGAGGCGGTCCGCACCCGCAGGGTGGTGCGGCTGGCCTATACCGACCGGTCGGGGCGCCGCAGTTTCCGTGACGTGGAGGCGCACGGGCTGGTCCTGGCCCCGTATGCGGAGTATCTGGTGGGGTGGTGCCGGATGCGTGACGGGCCGCGGCTGTTCCGGCTGGAGCGTGTCGGCGCGGCCTACCTGTCGGGGCGGGCCGCGGGGGCGCGGGAGCTGGACGATCTGCTGGCGGCGCTGCGGGTGCCGCTGCCGCGTGCTCCCTCGGATCGAGGCCGGCGGGGGCCGGCGGGGGCGGCCCGGGCGCGGGCCTGGACGCTGGATCGCCTGCGGCACGTGCGGGCCCGGCTGGGCGAGGCGACCGCGCGGGCGCGGGAGGAGGGGGAGGGCGCCGCGGCGTTGCGCGCCGTGCTGGGGCATCTGGCGGAGTGGACGCGCTGGCAGGTGGCGGCGGTGCGGGCGGAGGCGACGGGGGCGGCGCCGGTGCCGGAAGGGCGCCGGCCCGATTTCCCGCCGGAGTTCGAGGGTGTGCTGCCCCATGAGGTCCGGGAGCGCATGATCCAGGACGCGATGGCGTGGCGTTCGCTCGGTGAGCTGGCCCGGGATCTGCAGGAGGTGCTGGAGGCGGCGGGGCACTGGTGCGCGGGGGCCGATGAGGTGCTGTGGGAGCGGTCGTTTCCCGAGCCGAGCCGGTCGGGGCGGCCGGGCCCGGCGCGCCCGCTGGCCGATCTGCTGGCGGGGTGGCGGGGTCCGCTGGCGCACATCGAGTGGCATCTGGACCGTCTCACCGAGGAGCCCGGGACGGCCGGGGACGTCGTGGAGGAGGGCCGGGAGTGGGACGGTGAGGGGGTCTGGCCGGCCGAACGGTGTCCTTTGCACCGGTGA
- a CDS encoding EamA family transporter, producing MDQAARTRTTGLVLAVISSICFGASGPFGKALINAGLSPLQAVWLRIAGAALVLVPLVLVLRGPAIAGALRPHLPRLAVYGLTGVAGCQAFYFVAASRLPVGVAILLEFTGPVLVLAWLRLVRRTRVHRTAVLGVAVAVAGLTMVVQVWSGLRLDALGLAAGLGAAACQAAYFLIIDRLAGEVDPLAMTAVGSVVAAAALTLIAAPWALPWEVLPAAVPVAGHTAPGWVLAAWIILISTVVAYLTGVAGVQRLSAQVAGAVCYTEAVAATLIAWAALGERLAPAQIIGGVIVLAGAFIAQRAVIERTPVVVSPEAPAAPAVAPR from the coding sequence ATGGACCAGGCCGCGCGCACCAGGACCACGGGCCTGGTCCTGGCGGTGATCTCCTCGATCTGCTTCGGCGCCTCCGGCCCGTTCGGCAAGGCGCTGATCAACGCCGGGCTGAGCCCGCTGCAGGCGGTCTGGCTGCGCATCGCCGGGGCCGCCCTGGTGCTGGTGCCGCTGGTGCTGGTCCTGCGCGGCCCGGCCATCGCCGGCGCGCTGCGGCCCCACCTGCCGCGGCTGGCGGTGTACGGGCTGACGGGCGTGGCCGGCTGCCAGGCGTTCTACTTCGTCGCCGCCTCCCGGCTGCCGGTGGGCGTGGCGATCCTGCTGGAGTTCACCGGCCCCGTCCTGGTCCTGGCCTGGCTGCGGCTGGTGCGCCGCACCCGGGTGCACCGCACCGCGGTCCTGGGCGTGGCCGTCGCGGTCGCCGGCCTGACGATGGTGGTGCAGGTGTGGTCCGGCCTGCGGCTGGACGCCCTGGGCCTGGCGGCCGGGCTGGGCGCCGCCGCCTGCCAGGCCGCCTACTTCCTGATCATCGACCGGCTCGCGGGGGAGGTCGACCCGCTGGCGATGACCGCGGTGGGCAGCGTGGTCGCCGCCGCGGCGCTCACCCTCATCGCCGCCCCCTGGGCCCTGCCCTGGGAGGTGCTGCCGGCCGCGGTGCCGGTCGCCGGGCACACCGCCCCCGGCTGGGTACTGGCGGCCTGGATCATCCTGATCAGCACCGTGGTGGCCTACCTGACCGGTGTGGCCGGGGTGCAGCGGCTGTCGGCCCAGGTCGCCGGCGCGGTCTGCTACACCGAGGCGGTCGCCGCCACGCTCATCGCCTGGGCCGCCCTGGGCGAACGCCTCGCCCCCGCACAGATCATCGGCGGGGTCATCGTGCTCGCCGGCGCGTTCATCGCCCAGCGCGCGGTCATCGAACGCACCCCCGTCGTGGTCTCGCCCGAAGCCCCGGCCGCCCCCGCCGTCGCCCCCCGCTGA
- a CDS encoding ARPP-1 family domain-containing protein, with amino-acid sequence MSDLTTLDTLVPGPLSLAGHRLGTPQRAGALTMVPISGPAYPGIVPPRSGLKLTRVAGYGRVELSNGADRGVAIVPLHIGYVQDAAQNHALCRSAFLAAGQRLMCEDACCVQESQGGYLTERDQWFFILPLELRARALELRGVSDYGKLWRDIADLNRGHGLPRRGHLEQILSRRRGLLTQYQSRLEPQPGQLGALFFIEDRFAGLELAPDPLYFTEIWAALVCFAYGVAAWHADPARDAERQPPPEPFEATGLGELRAALDRDRAARIARIADRIAAVPTGPVTVQEEERYLRLRLSTVTGTHLAGQIVTDGDRAVYASLFARP; translated from the coding sequence ATGAGCGACCTCACCACCCTCGACACCCTGGTCCCCGGCCCCCTCAGCCTGGCCGGGCACCGCCTGGGCACACCGCAGCGTGCGGGCGCCCTCACCATGGTGCCGATCTCCGGGCCCGCCTACCCCGGCATCGTCCCGCCCCGCAGCGGCCTCAAGCTCACCCGCGTCGCCGGATACGGCCGGGTCGAACTGAGCAACGGCGCCGACCGCGGCGTGGCGATCGTGCCGCTGCACATCGGCTACGTCCAGGACGCCGCGCAGAACCACGCGCTGTGCCGGTCGGCGTTCCTGGCCGCCGGGCAGAGACTGATGTGCGAGGACGCCTGCTGCGTGCAGGAGAGCCAGGGCGGCTACCTCACCGAACGCGACCAGTGGTTCTTCATCCTGCCGCTGGAACTGCGCGCCCGCGCCCTCGAACTGCGCGGCGTGTCCGACTACGGCAAGCTCTGGCGCGACATCGCCGACCTCAACCGCGGCCACGGGCTGCCCCGCCGCGGGCACCTGGAACAGATCCTGTCACGCCGGCGCGGGCTGCTCACCCAGTACCAGAGCCGCCTGGAACCACAGCCGGGCCAGCTGGGCGCGCTGTTCTTCATCGAAGACCGCTTCGCCGGCCTCGAACTGGCACCCGACCCGCTCTACTTCACCGAGATCTGGGCCGCCCTGGTCTGCTTCGCCTACGGCGTGGCCGCCTGGCACGCCGACCCCGCCCGCGACGCCGAACGGCAGCCGCCGCCCGAGCCGTTCGAGGCCACCGGCCTGGGCGAGCTGCGCGCCGCGCTCGACCGCGACCGCGCCGCCCGGATCGCCCGGATCGCCGACCGGATCGCCGCCGTCCCCACCGGCCCCGTCACCGTCCAGGAGGAGGAGCGCTACCTCCGGCTGCGGCTGTCCACCGTCACCGGAACGCACCTGGCCGGACAGATCGTCACCGACGGTGACCGCGCCGTCTACGCCTCCCTGTTCGCCCGCCCCTGA
- a CDS encoding LLM class flavin-dependent oxidoreductase: MSSPTPAGPRRFGIFLAPFHPPGQNPTLALERDLDLLVHLDRLGFHEAWIGEHHSAGHEIIASPEVFIATAAERTRHLRLGTGVSSLPYHHPLMLADRMVLLSHLTRGRVMLGVGPGALPSDASMMGIPVARQRDMMEEALEAVLALLRGHEPVTRDTGWFQLRDARLQLRPYGDDLEVAVAAMVSPSGPRAAGRHGCGLLSLGATQTAGFDALGYHWGVMEERAARYGNTADRGDWRLVGPMHLAPTREQAARDVAFGLADWVAYFQKVAALPIAPDTEDPEQLVAAINATGLGVIGTPGDAIAQIERLAAQSGGFGTYLLMAHDWADTEATLRSYELFARYVAPAFQGSARSPAASRDWAAANRAAFIDEATGAITSKIQEHEQEREQEREQEREQERGRAGRAGPGT, encoded by the coding sequence ATGAGCTCTCCCACCCCGGCCGGGCCTCGGCGCTTCGGCATCTTCCTCGCCCCGTTCCATCCCCCCGGCCAGAACCCCACCCTCGCCCTTGAACGCGACCTGGACCTGCTGGTGCACCTGGACCGGCTCGGATTCCACGAGGCCTGGATCGGCGAGCACCACTCGGCCGGCCACGAGATCATCGCCTCGCCCGAGGTGTTCATCGCCACCGCCGCCGAACGCACCCGCCACCTGCGGCTGGGCACCGGCGTCTCCTCCCTGCCCTACCACCACCCCCTGATGCTGGCCGACCGGATGGTGCTGCTGTCCCACCTCACCCGGGGACGGGTGATGCTGGGCGTGGGCCCCGGCGCGCTGCCCTCCGACGCCTCCATGATGGGCATCCCCGTCGCCCGGCAGCGCGACATGATGGAGGAGGCCCTGGAGGCGGTCCTGGCACTGCTGCGCGGCCACGAACCCGTCACCCGCGACACCGGCTGGTTCCAGCTGCGCGACGCCCGCCTGCAACTGCGGCCCTACGGCGACGACCTGGAGGTCGCGGTGGCCGCCATGGTCTCCCCCTCCGGCCCCCGCGCCGCCGGCCGCCACGGATGCGGCCTGCTGTCGCTGGGCGCCACCCAGACCGCCGGGTTCGACGCCCTCGGCTACCACTGGGGCGTCATGGAGGAACGCGCCGCCCGGTACGGCAACACCGCCGACCGCGGCGACTGGCGCCTGGTCGGCCCCATGCACCTGGCCCCCACCCGCGAGCAGGCGGCCCGTGACGTGGCCTTCGGCCTGGCCGACTGGGTCGCCTACTTCCAGAAGGTCGCCGCGCTGCCCATCGCGCCCGACACCGAGGACCCCGAGCAGCTGGTCGCCGCCATCAACGCCACCGGCCTCGGCGTGATCGGCACGCCCGGCGACGCCATCGCCCAGATCGAACGGCTCGCCGCCCAGTCCGGGGGCTTCGGCACCTACCTGCTGATGGCGCACGACTGGGCCGACACCGAGGCGACCCTGCGCTCCTACGAGCTGTTCGCCCGCTACGTCGCCCCGGCCTTCCAGGGATCGGCGCGCTCGCCGGCCGCCAGCCGCGACTGGGCCGCCGCCAACCGGGCCGCGTTCATCGACGAGGCCACCGGCGCGATCACCTCCAAGATCCAGGAACACGAACAGGAACGCGAGCAGGAACGCGAGCAGGAACGCGAGCAGGAACGCGGCCGGGCAGGGCGGGCGGGCCCGGGCACGTGA
- a CDS encoding cytochrome P450 codes for MQRANAPADDIDLSDLRFWARPLDERADAFARLRAEDGPRFYPDPPVPFTRGGPGYWALVRHADVLEASRNPRIFSSEPNATTVIDAPRWLQRYVNSMINMDDPRHAAIRRIVSRAFSPKMLAKTEDDVQARAERIVDELIATGPGDFVAKVAVRLPVEIICDMLGIPGALYPRVLRLTNIVLGNSDPEYTGITPDMGRLRTGLGLAKVAMASRELHRVAARLGRERVSRPTGDLTSALVNANVDGEKLTAQQFGTFFLLLVVAGNETTRTAIAHGLKLLTDNPGQRDLLLEDFDGRIAGAVEEIVRMSTPVICFRRNLTRDHEMNGHTYRKGDKVMLFYNSANRDESVFTDPDTFDITRSPNPHVGFGGPGPHFCLGANLARREITVMFRELFTRLPDLRTDGEPDRLMSSFINGYKRLPCTFTTP; via the coding sequence ATCCAGCGGGCGAACGCACCAGCGGACGACATCGACCTGAGCGACCTGAGGTTCTGGGCGCGCCCCCTGGACGAACGCGCCGACGCCTTCGCCCGCCTGCGGGCCGAGGACGGGCCGCGCTTCTACCCCGACCCGCCGGTCCCGTTCACCCGCGGCGGCCCCGGCTACTGGGCCCTGGTCCGGCACGCCGACGTCCTGGAGGCCAGCCGCAACCCGCGGATCTTCAGCAGCGAGCCCAACGCCACCACCGTGATCGACGCCCCCCGGTGGCTCCAGCGCTACGTCAACTCGATGATCAACATGGACGACCCGCGGCACGCCGCGATCCGCCGGATCGTGTCGCGGGCGTTCAGCCCCAAGATGCTGGCCAAGACCGAGGACGACGTGCAGGCCCGCGCCGAGCGGATCGTCGACGAACTGATCGCCACCGGCCCCGGCGACTTCGTGGCCAAGGTCGCCGTCCGCCTGCCGGTCGAGATCATCTGCGACATGCTCGGCATCCCCGGCGCCCTCTACCCGCGCGTACTGCGCCTGACCAACATCGTCCTGGGCAACTCCGACCCCGAGTACACCGGCATCACCCCCGACATGGGCCGCCTGCGCACCGGCCTCGGGCTGGCCAAGGTGGCCATGGCGAGCCGGGAACTGCACCGCGTCGCCGCCCGGCTGGGCCGCGAACGGGTCTCCCGGCCCACCGGCGACCTCACCTCGGCGCTCGTCAACGCCAACGTCGACGGCGAGAAGCTCACCGCCCAGCAGTTCGGCACCTTCTTCCTGCTGCTGGTGGTGGCGGGGAACGAGACCACCCGCACCGCCATCGCGCACGGCCTGAAACTCCTCACCGACAACCCCGGCCAGCGCGACCTGCTCCTGGAGGACTTCGACGGCCGGATCGCCGGCGCCGTCGAGGAGATCGTCCGCATGTCCACCCCGGTCATCTGCTTCCGCCGCAACCTCACCCGCGACCACGAGATGAACGGCCACACCTACCGCAAGGGCGACAAGGTGATGCTGTTCTACAACTCGGCCAACCGCGACGAGAGCGTCTTCACCGACCCCGACACCTTCGACATCACCCGCTCACCCAACCCCCACGTCGGGTTCGGCGGCCCGGGCCCGCACTTCTGCCTCGGCGCCAACCTCGCCCGCCGCGAGATCACCGTGATGTTCCGCGAACTGTTCACCCGCCTGCCCGACCTGCGCACCGACGGCGAACCCGACCGGCTCATGTCCAGCTTCATCAACGGCTACAAGCGCCTGCCCTGCACCTTCACCACCCCCTGA
- a CDS encoding alpha/beta fold hydrolase: MTTFVLVPGFWLGAWAWDEVAAGLRGAGHRVYAVTLPGLAERAGEATAEVDVDAHVADIAGLLEREDLREVVLVGHSGANMPVTGVADRVPERLARVVYVDTAPLPSGLAQIDFDPGARPAVEKRVAQEGQGRLIPPPAFDPVAEPGLLAGLDEAALARLRERATPQPWGTATQPLVRPGRIPGTPKTLIMSTVPVAVVEQRVAAGDPMFAMLAGPEWTFHELPTGHWPMLSRPADLAALLGRL; the protein is encoded by the coding sequence ATGACGACGTTCGTGCTGGTTCCCGGTTTCTGGCTGGGTGCCTGGGCGTGGGACGAGGTGGCCGCCGGCCTGCGCGGGGCCGGTCACCGGGTGTACGCGGTGACGTTGCCGGGGCTGGCCGAGCGGGCGGGTGAGGCGACCGCGGAGGTGGACGTGGACGCCCATGTCGCCGACATCGCCGGCCTGCTGGAGCGGGAGGACCTCCGCGAGGTGGTGCTGGTGGGGCACAGCGGCGCGAACATGCCGGTCACCGGGGTGGCCGACCGCGTTCCCGAGCGGCTGGCCCGGGTGGTCTACGTGGACACGGCGCCGCTGCCCTCGGGGCTGGCGCAGATCGACTTCGATCCCGGGGCGCGGCCGGCGGTGGAGAAGCGGGTGGCGCAGGAGGGGCAGGGCCGGCTGATCCCGCCGCCGGCGTTCGATCCGGTGGCCGAGCCGGGGCTGCTGGCGGGTCTGGACGAGGCGGCGCTGGCGCGGTTGCGCGAGCGGGCGACGCCGCAGCCGTGGGGGACGGCGACGCAGCCGCTGGTGCGGCCCGGCCGGATCCCCGGCACGCCCAAGACGCTGATCATGAGTACGGTTCCGGTGGCGGTGGTGGAGCAGAGGGTGGCCGCCGGGGATCCGATGTTCGCCATGCTGGCGGGGCCGGAGTGGACCTTTCACGAGTTGCCCACCGGGCATTGGCCGATGCTGTCGCGGCCGGCCGATCTGGCGGCCCTGCTGGGCCGGCTGTGA
- a CDS encoding YafY family protein: MSHPTTRILAMLELLQANHRLSGTELARRLRVDQRTVRRYAARLEDLGVPVVAERGRHGGYRLMPGYKLPPLMLNDDEATAVVLGLLAGRRLGLPGQATETALAKVQRVLPDTLRARVQALHDTLGFTLAAGDPAAPATTVLLTLAAAARSRRRLRMRYRSWRPTGDPASAPVGDPAGDPGGGPDGDGSERDLDPYGLVFHSGRWYVTGHDHRSAQIRTFRVDRVISAEPAPGPAGSYDVPPGFDPVQHVTRSLAGVPYTHQVEVWLETTLDQARRRIPATVATLSQDGGGVLMVTRAQRLDGMAQMLAGLGWPFTIRRPEPLRAAVRDLADALHANAGR; encoded by the coding sequence GTGTCACACCCCACCACCCGCATCCTCGCCATGCTGGAACTACTCCAGGCCAACCACCGCCTGTCCGGCACGGAACTGGCCCGCCGCCTGCGGGTCGACCAGCGCACCGTCCGCCGGTACGCCGCCCGGCTGGAGGACCTGGGCGTCCCCGTGGTCGCCGAACGCGGGCGCCACGGCGGCTACCGGCTCATGCCCGGCTACAAGCTCCCGCCCCTGATGCTCAACGACGACGAGGCGACCGCCGTGGTCCTCGGCCTGCTGGCCGGGCGCCGCCTCGGCCTGCCCGGCCAGGCCACCGAGACCGCCCTGGCCAAGGTCCAGCGCGTCCTGCCCGACACCCTGCGCGCACGCGTCCAGGCCCTGCACGACACCCTCGGCTTCACCCTGGCCGCCGGCGACCCCGCCGCGCCCGCCACCACCGTGCTGCTCACCCTGGCCGCCGCGGCCCGGTCCAGGCGGCGCCTGCGGATGCGCTACCGCTCATGGCGGCCCACCGGCGACCCCGCGAGCGCCCCAGTGGGCGACCCCGCGGGCGACCCCGGGGGCGGCCCGGACGGCGACGGCTCCGAGCGCGACCTCGACCCCTACGGCCTGGTCTTCCACTCCGGGCGCTGGTACGTCACCGGACACGACCACCGCAGCGCCCAGATCCGCACCTTCCGCGTGGACCGCGTGATCTCCGCCGAACCGGCCCCCGGCCCCGCCGGCTCCTACGACGTCCCGCCCGGCTTCGACCCCGTCCAGCACGTCACCCGGTCGCTGGCCGGCGTCCCCTACACCCACCAGGTCGAGGTCTGGCTCGAGACCACCCTGGACCAGGCCCGACGGCGCATCCCCGCCACCGTGGCCACCCTCAGCCAGGACGGCGGGGGAGTGCTCATGGTCACCCGCGCCCAGCGCCTGGACGGCATGGCGCAGATGCTCGCCGGGCTCGGCTGGCCCTTCACCATCCGCCGCCCCGAACCGCTCCGCGCGGCCGTACGCGACCTGGCCGACGCCCTGCACGCGAACGCCGGAAGATGA
- a CDS encoding ATP-binding protein, with the protein MELAILIGLQASGKTTFYRRHLAGTHAHVSKDLFGRSSRRKQARQLALIAQALEDGRDVAVDNTNPSPEEWAPLIELGRRYGARVTGYWFPPEIPGAVLRNAARPAHIRVPDAGIYATLGRLRRPRAADGFDALRVVRLDGAGGFTVTDPNDPNDDTGTGRESGPDEGDARADARP; encoded by the coding sequence ATGGAACTGGCCATCCTGATCGGACTGCAGGCCTCGGGCAAGACCACCTTCTACCGGCGGCACCTGGCCGGAACGCACGCCCACGTCAGCAAGGACCTGTTCGGCCGCTCCTCCCGGCGCAAGCAGGCCCGCCAGCTCGCGCTGATCGCCCAGGCGCTGGAGGACGGCCGCGACGTCGCCGTCGACAACACCAACCCCTCGCCCGAGGAATGGGCACCCCTGATCGAACTGGGCCGGCGGTACGGCGCGCGGGTCACCGGCTACTGGTTCCCGCCCGAGATCCCCGGCGCCGTCCTGCGCAACGCGGCCCGCCCCGCGCATATCCGGGTGCCCGACGCAGGGATCTATGCCACCCTCGGACGACTGCGGAGGCCCCGCGCCGCCGACGGGTTCGACGCCCTGCGCGTCGTCCGCCTCGACGGCGCCGGCGGCTTCACCGTGACCGACCCGAACGACCCGAACGACGACACCGGCACCGGCCGCGAGAGCGGACCGGACGAGGGAGACGCACGTGCGGACGCGCGACCTTGA
- a CDS encoding tRNA(His) guanylyltransferase Thg1 family protein produces MRTRDLETRMREREWFHSLTLLPGAWAVIRVDGRGFSAYTEPRFDKPFDPRFSELMTETARALLTEFSGRYAYTESDEISLVLDPATDLFGREVEKLVSVSAGIASAAFTHAAGEPAAFDSRIWMGTGTQDVIDYLSWRQADAARCSLNGWCYWTLRREGRTARQATRELERTGIPGKNELLYARGINFNDLPAWQRRGVGLWWETYDKAGHDPRSGAQVTATRRRVHVERELPMKDAYRALVEDLLTR; encoded by the coding sequence GTGCGGACGCGCGACCTTGAGACGCGGATGCGGGAGCGGGAGTGGTTCCACTCCCTGACGCTGCTGCCCGGCGCCTGGGCCGTCATCCGCGTGGACGGCCGCGGGTTCTCCGCCTACACCGAGCCGCGCTTCGACAAGCCCTTCGACCCGCGCTTCTCCGAACTCATGACCGAGACGGCCCGCGCCCTGCTCACCGAGTTCTCCGGCCGCTACGCCTACACCGAGAGCGACGAGATCTCCCTGGTCCTGGACCCCGCCACCGACCTGTTCGGACGCGAGGTGGAGAAGCTGGTCTCGGTCTCGGCCGGGATCGCCTCGGCCGCCTTCACCCACGCCGCGGGCGAACCCGCCGCCTTCGACAGCCGGATCTGGATGGGCACCGGCACGCAGGACGTCATCGACTACCTGTCCTGGCGGCAGGCCGACGCCGCCCGCTGCTCCCTCAACGGCTGGTGCTACTGGACCCTGCGGCGCGAGGGCCGCACCGCGCGCCAGGCCACCCGCGAGCTGGAACGCACCGGCATCCCCGGCAAGAACGAACTGCTGTACGCGCGCGGGATCAACTTCAACGACCTGCCGGCCTGGCAGCGCCGCGGCGTCGGGCTGTGGTGGGAGACCTACGACAAGGCCGGCCACGACCCCCGCAGCGGCGCGCAGGTCACCGCCACCCGCCGCCGCGTCCACGTCGAGCGCGAGCTGCCCATGAAGGACGCCTACCGCGCGCTGGTCGAGGACCTGCTGACCCGCTGA
- a CDS encoding amidase, translating to MAVDRLTGGGGTFAAAPDATATADLVIGRRLSAVEVTEAALARLDALDPRLRAFTETWPERALASARAVDRDLARGARPRLAGVPVGVKAWRRSQAAQTGRLERHGCVVVGLTSVPGPGTEWQTWGHTGRGPTLNPWRADRTPGGSSAGSAAAVAAGIVPLATGSDGAGSLRIPAAWCGVVGFKPTTRRLPARDRSGLAALGAVTGTARDAALYLSLMLGEDLTGPAVLAPDGAPALRAAWSGTLGFAAVDAGQARIARVAAGRLEEAGVIALRAHDLRLLDPGPVWRALRSGPVRAASEAAEREAAEREAARVRGVNDERLGALFGAVDVLLTPATPTAPHGHQGPGRAMSVDLTWAFNVSGHPAVSVPAGVGPDGTPVGLQAVAAHGREAALLRVAAGLEAVSPWPRPPLRPA from the coding sequence GTGGCTGTCGACCGCCTGACCGGAGGCGGCGGGACCTTCGCGGCCGCGCCGGACGCGACCGCGACCGCGGACCTGGTGATCGGCCGCCGGCTGTCGGCGGTGGAGGTGACCGAGGCCGCGCTGGCGCGCCTGGACGCGCTCGACCCGCGGCTGCGCGCGTTCACCGAGACCTGGCCGGAACGGGCGCTCGCGTCGGCGCGCGCGGTCGACCGGGACCTGGCGCGCGGCGCCCGCCCGCGCCTGGCGGGGGTGCCGGTCGGGGTGAAGGCGTGGCGGCGTTCCCAGGCCGCGCAGACCGGACGGCTCGAGCGGCACGGCTGCGTCGTCGTCGGGCTCACCTCCGTGCCGGGGCCGGGCACCGAGTGGCAGACCTGGGGGCACACCGGGCGGGGCCCGACGCTCAACCCCTGGCGCGCCGACCGTACGCCGGGCGGGTCCTCGGCGGGGTCCGCGGCGGCCGTGGCGGCGGGGATCGTGCCGCTGGCCACGGGCAGTGACGGCGCCGGGTCGTTGCGGATCCCGGCGGCCTGGTGCGGGGTGGTCGGGTTCAAGCCCACCACCCGGCGGCTGCCGGCGCGGGACCGTTCGGGGCTGGCCGCGCTGGGCGCGGTGACCGGCACGGCGCGCGACGCCGCGCTGTACCTGTCGCTGATGCTGGGTGAGGACCTCACCGGCCCGGCCGTCCTGGCGCCGGACGGTGCGCCGGCGTTGCGGGCGGCGTGGTCGGGCACGCTGGGGTTCGCGGCGGTCGACGCCGGGCAGGCGCGGATCGCCCGCGTCGCGGCCGGGCGGCTGGAGGAGGCCGGGGTGATCGCGTTGCGCGCCCACGACCTGCGCCTGCTCGATCCTGGTCCCGTCTGGCGGGCGCTGCGTTCCGGTCCGGTGCGGGCCGCCTCGGAGGCGGCCGAGCGGGAGGCGGCCGAGCGGGAGGCGGCGCGCGTCCGGGGGGTCAACGACGAGAGGCTCGGCGCGCTGTTCGGCGCGGTCGATGTCCTGCTGACCCCGGCGACCCCCACCGCCCCGCACGGCCACCAGGGGCCGGGCAGGGCGATGTCGGTGGATCTGACCTGGGCGTTCAACGTCAGCGGGCATCCGGCCGTCAGCGTTCCGGCGGGTGTGGGGCCCGACGGGACCCCGGTCGGGTTGCAGGCGGTCGCCGCGCACGGCCGGGAGGCGGCGCTGCTGCGGGTCGCGGCCGGCCTGGAGGCCGTGTCGCCCTGGCCGCGCCCGCCGCTGCGGCCCGCGTGA